A genomic stretch from Chitinophaga agri includes:
- a CDS encoding CBS domain-containing protein produces MKKFDIEHLPVLHNNEIVGAISEGGLFNRLIDDVNLKDAQIKQVMHAAFPEVSMDMPIEKLSAYINKENGAVISKDESGKPHIVTKYDIIQALGS; encoded by the coding sequence ATGAAGAAATTCGACATCGAGCATTTACCGGTATTACATAACAATGAGATCGTAGGCGCTATTTCAGAAGGTGGACTCTTCAACCGGTTAATTGACGACGTCAACCTGAAAGATGCACAGATCAAACAGGTCATGCACGCTGCTTTCCCGGAAGTAAGCATGGATATGCCGATCGAAAAACTGTCCGCTTACATCAACAAGGAAAATGGAGCCGTGATCAGCAAAGACGAAAGCGGCAAACCGCATATCGTAACAAAATATGACATCATTCAGGCATTAGGAAGCTGA
- the fbaA gene encoding class II fructose-bisphosphate aldolase translates to MGKYRAGVLFGEELEALYNDAKNNAFAMPAVNVVGTNSVNAVLETAAKVNSPVIIQFSNGGAQFFAGKGMPNDKLQANIAGAISGAKHVHEVAKYYGVPVVLHTDHAAKKWLPWIDGLLDAGELFMKQTGQPLFSSHMLDLSEEPLHENIETSVKYFERMNKLGMSIEIELGVTGGEEDGVDNSGVENDKLYTQPEEVFYAYENLAKVGSRFTVAAAFGNVHGVYSPGNVELRPVILHNSQEFVQQKLGTAPKPIYYVFHGGSGSPKHQIAESLGYGVIKMNLDTDMQWAFWEGIHDFYEAKKDYLQAQLGNPEGADKPNKKYYDPRVWLRKGEETFVKRLEEAFADLNCVNRNA, encoded by the coding sequence ATGGGAAAATACAGAGCTGGCGTGTTATTCGGCGAAGAGCTGGAAGCGCTGTACAATGATGCCAAGAATAACGCATTCGCAATGCCTGCCGTTAACGTGGTGGGAACCAATTCCGTAAACGCAGTACTGGAAACCGCTGCTAAAGTAAACTCACCTGTAATTATTCAGTTCTCCAATGGCGGTGCGCAGTTCTTTGCCGGTAAAGGAATGCCGAATGACAAGCTGCAGGCAAATATTGCTGGTGCGATCTCTGGTGCAAAACACGTACACGAAGTAGCTAAATACTACGGCGTTCCTGTAGTATTGCATACTGACCATGCTGCGAAAAAGTGGTTGCCATGGATTGATGGTCTGCTGGATGCGGGTGAACTGTTCATGAAACAGACAGGTCAGCCACTGTTTAGCTCCCACATGCTGGATCTTTCTGAAGAGCCACTGCACGAGAACATCGAAACTTCCGTAAAATATTTCGAAAGAATGAATAAACTGGGTATGTCCATCGAAATCGAACTGGGCGTAACTGGTGGTGAAGAAGACGGTGTTGACAACTCCGGTGTAGAAAACGACAAACTGTATACACAGCCTGAAGAGGTATTCTATGCATACGAAAACCTGGCTAAAGTAGGTAGCCGTTTCACTGTTGCTGCTGCTTTCGGTAACGTTCACGGCGTATACAGCCCGGGTAACGTTGAGCTGCGCCCGGTGATCCTGCACAACAGCCAGGAATTTGTACAGCAGAAACTGGGTACTGCTCCAAAACCAATCTACTATGTATTCCATGGTGGTTCAGGTTCTCCGAAACATCAGATCGCTGAATCCCTGGGTTATGGCGTGATCAAAATGAACCTCGATACAGACATGCAGTGGGCATTCTGGGAAGGTATCCACGATTTCTACGAAGCGAAGAAAGATTATCTGCAGGCACAGCTGGGTAATCCGGAAGGCGCAGATAAGCCAAATAAAAAATACTACGATCCGCGCGTATGGCTGCGTAAAGGTGAAGAAAC
- a CDS encoding helical backbone metal receptor produces the protein MKQYKDQLGREVVIPFPPRRIISVVPSQTELLFDLGLEAEVIGITKFCVHPEQWFRMKQRIGGTKQLQLEQILQLQPDLVIANKEENTAADIQYLMKHVPVWVSDIKNLNDALDMINCIGEITGTLQRAHEITHSISIKFSELLNQIKGTQKRPSAYFIWREPWMVAGGDTFINHLMGCCGLENVFAGTPRYPVVDIADLPATKCQLILLSSEPYPFKEQHITELSAVLPEAHILLVDGEMFSWYGSRLDKAADYLYRLWKDLCNCQ, from the coding sequence ATGAAACAATATAAAGATCAGCTGGGGCGGGAAGTGGTGATACCATTCCCGCCCCGTCGTATTATATCGGTTGTACCATCGCAGACGGAGCTGTTGTTCGATCTCGGGCTGGAAGCCGAAGTAATTGGCATCACGAAATTCTGTGTTCATCCGGAGCAGTGGTTCCGGATGAAGCAACGTATCGGAGGGACGAAGCAATTGCAGCTGGAACAGATATTGCAATTACAACCAGATCTCGTGATTGCCAATAAGGAGGAAAACACGGCTGCGGACATCCAGTATCTCATGAAACATGTCCCGGTCTGGGTCAGTGATATCAAAAACCTGAACGATGCACTTGACATGATCAACTGTATAGGTGAAATAACCGGAACACTTCAACGAGCGCATGAAATAACACACTCTATCTCCATCAAATTCAGTGAATTATTAAATCAAATAAAAGGCACTCAAAAACGTCCCTCTGCTTATTTTATCTGGCGGGAGCCGTGGATGGTAGCAGGCGGTGATACATTTATCAACCACCTGATGGGGTGCTGCGGACTGGAAAATGTATTTGCCGGGACACCCAGGTACCCGGTTGTCGACATAGCGGATCTCCCGGCTACAAAGTGTCAGCTCATACTCCTATCCTCCGAACCCTACCCATTTAAGGAACAGCATATCACCGAATTGTCAGCCGTTTTACCGGAAGCACATATACTATTGGTAGATGGAGAGATGTTTTCCTGGTATGGCAGCCGGCTGGATAAAGCGGCAGATTACCTGTACAGGTTATGGAAGGATTTGTGTAATTGTCAATAA
- a CDS encoding PLP-dependent cysteine synthase family protein, with product MKFCNSILETIGNTPLVKLHRVTAGLPCPVFAKVEFFNPGNSIKDRMALKMVEEAEKKGLLKPGGTIIEGTSGNTGMGLALAAVIKGYKCIFTTTDKQSKEKVDILKAVGAEVIVCPTNVEPEDPRSYYSVSRRLSTEIPNSFYVNQYDNLANRDAHYEQTGPEIWDQTDGKITHLVVATGTGGTITGAGKFLKEKNPAIQVWAIDSYGSLLKKYHETGEIDMSEVYPYITEGIGEDFVPENYDMNIIDRFEKVTDKDGAVMARRITKEEGIFVGYSAGSALSGLIQLKSHLKPTDVVVVIFHDHGSRYVGKVYNDQWMMERGFLDVKTVKDVVKWPS from the coding sequence ATGAAATTTTGCAACAGTATACTTGAAACGATTGGCAACACTCCACTTGTGAAACTGCATCGCGTTACGGCCGGACTTCCATGCCCGGTATTCGCGAAAGTCGAATTTTTTAACCCCGGTAACTCTATTAAAGACCGTATGGCCCTCAAAATGGTAGAAGAGGCGGAAAAGAAGGGTTTACTAAAACCCGGCGGAACCATTATTGAAGGCACCTCCGGCAATACTGGCATGGGGCTGGCACTCGCCGCGGTGATCAAGGGATATAAGTGTATTTTCACGACAACTGATAAACAATCCAAGGAAAAGGTAGATATACTCAAAGCAGTAGGTGCCGAAGTGATCGTATGTCCGACAAATGTCGAACCGGAGGATCCCCGCTCCTATTATTCCGTTTCCCGCAGACTCTCTACCGAGATCCCCAACTCATTTTATGTGAACCAGTACGATAACCTCGCAAACCGGGATGCACACTATGAGCAGACGGGTCCGGAGATCTGGGACCAGACAGATGGTAAGATCACGCACCTCGTGGTAGCTACCGGTACGGGAGGTACGATCACCGGCGCGGGCAAGTTCCTGAAAGAAAAGAATCCCGCTATACAGGTCTGGGCGATAGACAGTTATGGCTCATTGCTGAAAAAGTATCATGAGACCGGAGAGATTGATATGAGCGAAGTATATCCCTACATTACGGAAGGTATCGGGGAAGACTTTGTGCCGGAGAACTATGACATGAACATCATTGACCGCTTTGAAAAAGTAACAGATAAAGATGGCGCGGTCATGGCCCGCCGTATCACCAAAGAGGAAGGCATCTTTGTAGGTTACTCTGCCGGCTCTGCCCTCTCAGGTCTGATCCAGCTGAAGAGTCACCTCAAACCGACGGACGTGGTAGTTGTCATCTTCCATGATCACGGCAGCCGCTATGTAGGGAAAGTATACAATGATCAGTGGATGATGGAGCGTGGGTTCCTGGATGTAAAAACGGTGAAGGATGTGGTGAAATGGCCGTCGTAA